Genomic window (Nymphaea colorata isolate Beijing-Zhang1983 chromosome 1, ASM883128v2, whole genome shotgun sequence):
GGATGAAATTGGCCCATTCATTATCAATACACACTTGAAGGGCAAACAATCCACCTAAAGCCCTATTCAAAATGCGGAAGTCAGGGAGATCCAGTCCACCTTCGAGAAAAGGTCGGCAAAGGGTGGACCAAGCAATCAGGTGGTTGCCTTTGGCTTCATCCTGATTTCCCCAAAGAAACTTAACCATGGCTGATTTGATCCGACATTCTATGTTTGTTGGAAGATAGAAAACTGATGCGCAATACCTAATTAGACTAGAGAGCACATGTCTGAGCAAACACCACTGAACAGAATAAGATAGTAATTTGGTTTTTCAACCAGCCGTGCATTTACTGATTTTGACAAGAAGCTCTCACACCCTTTAATATTCACCTTACCATGAAACAGGGGAAGccaaaaataactaaaaaagaACTGCCCAACATTCCACTGAAGAATATCTTTAGTACAGATGACATAGTCTTCACCcctatggaaaggaaagaagatggatttgtcatgattttattttcaatCTAGCATATTGACACAAAGTTTCAAGGAAATCAGCAATTCATCTAATGGATCTCATATTGTCCCTACTAAAGAAGATGTTATTGGCAAATGAAAGCATCCCTGGACGACGGACCTCCTTTTGAAATACACGGCGTCAGAATGTTCTTGAGAAGCTCTCCAGCCGAGCCCTGTGTGGCTATCTCTATAACTAAGGCTGTTCAACAAGTCGAGataactcaagctcgacttgaactcgctagataaacttgactcaaactcgactcatttattaaacaagtcgacttcgagttaagaaatgaactcggCAACCtaaccgagtcgagcttgagttaagTGGGCTCGGCTTGGTTAATCTCGGTTAAGcttaagaaaaaatatataaaatatgtctcataaaattatcaaaaaagaTAGATTGCTCAAATGAGTATACACGTGACATGTGGGAGCTTCCATATTAATGTCAATGTGCTGcctcttcctttaaaaaaataaatttttttaatgaaatactTGGCTCAGCTCAAGCCAATCTTCTGCTGGAGCTAAATCGAACCAAgctcgagttttaagaactcaagcCGAACCGAGTTTGAGTTCCTTTCAAGACAAgcgagctggctcaactcggctcgaactcTGATGAATAGCCCTATCTATAACTCATATAAAACGGTATTTTGAAGGGGGTCCCCCTCCCTTAGGCCATCTTCAAATCGATACCCTATTCTCCCATTGATCATAATTGAGGCTGATGCAGTGATAACACACGTCATAATACGATCCACCAATTCCTCACCACAGCCCAAGAATAAAAGCCCGCTATTGGGTTGTATGTTTAATAATATCTACCCGATGCAATATGATTGGACGGACCTTAAGATAACTTGTCAAGCATGAAAAGACAAATTGCAGTAGGCTGCCGGATGCATGTGTACGTATATGCATTTGTTTAATTGCCTGAATCAGTTCAACATGTACTACTGTACCTTTTACCTAATAATATAGGTGTACTTTATATGGTCATGTATTCTGGTTTTTTAAGATACAATAAACAATCAGTAGTTCACAATTTAGCTAGTTACATATGAAATTATTTTGGGTTTCAATTTTGATCCATGGCGATAGAAAGTAAACTACTTAAACcaaatcatgttttttcacttaatttgaaGCTTTACATTTTATTGGATCAAGGATTAATCACTATCCCTAAGTGCATCCCGCACTTACacacatgtgcatgcatacacgTCTAAATGTGGTCAGTTTGTCAGATCCAAACCCTTAAAACATCAAAGTTAATGTACATTTGCAATCAGGTGTATTAATCATTAATGATAATTGGCGAAAAGTAAATGTAACTTCTAGCTGTAACAGTTGTTGTAGTGCAAGTGGATTTGAAATTGAGACGTACATTGGTTTTTGGTTCTGAGCCCCAAGCTACTGCAAGTGGATTGAAATTGAGCTGTCTACTGGTTTTGATTCTCAGCCCCAAATTCAGTAAGCAGAAGCTCAATGCCAGCCTAATGGCAGGTCCAGATGAGCCCGTTGTTGCTTCCCGCTAGCTtagaaagtgaaagaaaagtCATCCGGACATATAAATGTAAATTATCTACATTGTTCACAATTCCAGTAAGAATCTTATCAAATTACTTAACTCTACCAGCTTAAGGACATAGTTTCCGACTATACAATGTAAGTTCGAAACCTCGTCTCCACTGATCCTATCCAAAAATGTACTCCACTGCAGCTTTCGTCCTTGACCTTAACTTTCACACAAAACTATTTCCTCTGTTTAGATAAAGGCAAATCTCTGACCTCCATCGGCCTTGAGAAAAGAGTTCGCGCGTGTGAACTGTTTGCTGCTATCCTGCCGTGTGTAGGATTTTGAGGAtagataaaaatttaaaaatatgttaataAAAGTTAGACATCATCCCTCGAACATTAGGGATTGTTTATGGTGTAACAATAGTTCATTACGTTTGTCACAACAATTTAGgtgtttttgatatttttaattatcCAACAACATCATatacacaataacataattcctctctctctctctctctctctctctctctctctctctatatatatatatatatatatatatatatatatatatatatatatatatatatatatatatatatatatatatatatatatatatacatgcacagaCCCATGAGTATAAGATAAGTCTTTCCTTATATATTGTTACCTACATATTTAATGTCTGATAGACAAAAATTTTTTACTCCACCACTACACTGCCAACGTATATATTCACattcttcttgcccttttttctATAAGTATGCAACCCATTTTACCTTCCACGTATATttcataaataattaaaattggATCTTAGTCTCTTTCAAATTCCTGATAAGTGTTATGTTCCTCATACACATGGACTAGAGCATGGCACCAAGTTGAGGATGCAGTGACTCCACATCAAGCCCCAATAGGGCTCCTAGCCCTTTAGGCAAGGTCAAGAAGGGTTACTTGGGCTCTCATTTAGGATGGGGTCATTCGCCCACCCAGAATGAGCCATccacattaaaaattttaacaacaaaattttagGTAAGTGGGGGGTCATGGAAACTGGTTATGTGCAGAGTCTCtgcatgaaaaaattatgcacAAAAATGTATAATGAATAACATACCTATATCTAATTAGAAAGATAAAAAAGGTTatggaaaagttaaaaaactaaaatatacatttctttacaaaaacattgaaaaaaccCTAAccctcatttctttttctctttggcCTATATTTATAGCCTATAAATATACATGAGCGCACCACACGTGCGCCTCAAACCACTGCCTCAAGGAATTTTTCCTTAAAAACGCCTTAACTCGCAACTTTTTTGCAACATTGTTTATAGGCGCACGCAACTCGATCTCTTTCGTCACTAGTGCAGCGCCTCGGATTCCTCCCTCACATTGAGGCGCCATTGTCCACTGGATATATCTATATAAATAGCACCAAAGACTAAAGAGAGCAACttaaggaggagaagaagaaacatgGGAGATAAGATAAGCCTTCCCCCTGGCTTCAAGTTCTTCCCAACAGACAAAGATCTCATTCTTCATTATCTCTATAAGAAGGTCAAGCTTCTCCCTTGCCACTCAGACTTCATCATGGAGATAGATCTCTACAACTACAATCCTTGGGAGCTaccaggtctctctctctctctctctctctctctctctctctctcttgtttctttgaGCTGCGATTTGTATTTAGGTAAAGATGACTTCAATTTTACAAATAGTAGACGAGAAAACGTCAGCAAGTTTGCTGATAGATCAGTttacttgcttttctttctaCCCTTTTCGATACAGAAGAAAATGTTGGTAGTTGGTATTCGAATTAGGACACCAGTTATATTTGCAACAGAGTGCAGGGTAAGCCTGAGCAATCAGAATTCAGGTGATGATTACAGAAATAAGAGTCGATAACTGAAGCTACTTGGTGTAAGCTTCAATCAAAGACGAATTTGGAAGAAATATCTTTCAACGATCTCTAAGTTCAGACCTATTTAAAGCATCATCTTCGTATATATTTAGTGTGAAAACCATTGAGATGTAATGAAGCTGTTGGTGTTGGGATAGTTCAGGCATGGCTTTGGGTGGTGGCAAAGAGTGGTATTTCTACAGCCAAAGACCAAGCAACTACAAGAAAAACTCCATACAGTACAGGCCTGCTGCATCTGGGCATTGGAGGGTGACAACCATGGATGAGCCCGTATCAAATGGCAACACTGTTGTTGGGTGCAAGAAATCTCTTGTCTTCTACACTGGCAACGCTCCAAGTGGGACAAAAACTGACTGGATCATGGATGAGTATAGCCTCCTGGAATCGACAACCAGGACATGTAAGAAGCGTGGGAGCTCAAGAACTgttaagtctctctctctctctttctctctttctctcttgcttcctctcttgtctctttctatctcttaaAGCGTGGACTATAATTGCAGGTGTCAGGAGACTGGGTATTGTGCAGGATCCAAGAGAAAGGCCTTGATTCAGAGATGATCTGCGGtgacgatgatgatgacgacGGAAGAGAGCTGTCATATCTAGATGAGATCTTCTTTTCCATGGACAATTTGGATGAAATAAGTTCACCAAGCGACTTCACCGCTACATTGTTTCATTAGCTgtctttacttttttcatttttgcccgTTTGCTCTTCCACTCTGATGttctaatgaaagaaaagatccTTTTTATCATCAAAGAACAATTTCCTTGtggttttcctttctctctttcggTAGGTAAAAGCGAATATATAGCTTCTGGCAGATGAGATGAGCATGACTTCCTTTACTGATCATAAACCAAAAACGTTCGAAGAAAATTTCACATTGACTGACTTGTTTCAAGGTATAATGATCTTACTGAAAACTAACCTTCAGCCTTTACTGACGGTTCTTCACCCTTCCTTTCATCTGTGAATACGGGATAGAAATACATGAGGTCTTCATGGTtcctcaaaaaaattaatacagATTCTCAAATATCAGTCTTAATTTGTGCTCAGAAAGGCTATGAAACAAGTTATCAATTGGGTATTGCTTATACATAAGCAGGGGCGGGCAGGTATGATCATCATGTCATCGATAAAGAAaggtttattttcatattgagaCTTCATGGCagtatttttcatttacatataaccattatttttttaaatgatctAACTAGTGTTtcttagccaaaattttcttgctcCTACACGACGAAGCCTGGGAtagatttctaaaattttcGATAGAGGAGCCCATATATTCTCAAGTCATTCTCACGCGTGAAGGCTTATCCCATTAGAAACATTTTATCGATGTACAAACAGGAAAAGAATTAGTACTGGTAACTTAGAAGCATTAACCTTTAGGATATCctcaaaaaaaaggaaaacaagaaagtactcatacCATTTTGTCCTGTAAGGTGGGAGGGGTCCGGTGCCTTTTTATCTCTTATCAGGGTATTTATGTCATTTGGGCTTCACAATGTTGGAACAGACATATAACTTACACTACACCTTTCAATTCAGTTGTCATGTTTGTCCACTCAGATGAATAGTAAAAGTGTGACAACAACTATATGAGGTTCGAAGCTCAGACCATTTTAAGTGCGAGCTGCCTTGCTGCCCAGTTACACTATACTTCTTAACCATTTTTTTTAGGAGAAGGGGGACAATGTCAGGTTATTTAGTCCAGTCTAAATTGGGTTTCCCATAAACTCAGCAATGACTATCAGACAAACACATCTTACGCTccattttggaggcaaaaatACAGTTCTCTCTCTAGGGTTTTTAAGAAAATAGTCCCTAACCTAGCAGCTTATATAGTTATAAAATTAATTGGTCCATCCTCTTTGCCTAACTAGTGTGTTCTAATCTCCCAAAGTCAATTGCTACCTACCGAACGATCATCGGCTCTCAGACGAGCTTTTCTTAGTGATTTAGACGCGTTTCCTGTAAATGAGGATGTAAAATCATTTTGATCCagaaatacattttatattaaataattCTTTTGtgatatcaaataaaaaaatgcattcttgagtACATTGGAAAGACCCTAAAACTTTGTCTGGAACCTTTGGATGCCGAAAACATCTTCGGGTGACGGTTGAATTGAGTTTAtgaaaaattcaataaattcaTACATTGAATAACCAGAAAATGGCCAGAaaaccatttaaaaaatatataaaacccATTTCTTTTCCCAGTCAGTCGCAGCCCACAGACTCCGCGGACCGCAatagactttttttttgggtgttctGAGAATGTGGTTTTCTTGTtatacaaacagaaaaaaacttgCAAGTTTTTCTATGaacttgaaatttgattttcgAACACTTAAAACCTAATCTTCAACCTTGCGGTACAACGAAGTTGTTAGCTTCGTACTTATATATCGAAGCTGGTTTTGCACGCCGTGCTGATGCACTAAATTTCATGAGCGAGCACAGTTGATGACGAAAATAcctttatttaaattaaaaaaaagaaacttttttgtatgaataaaaaaagaaatctaaaaaagagaaaagactaaaaaaatatttttttcaacaacttcaaaaatgtcttctttttttcttttggcacaGATAACTCTGTCTCCTTATATATACCTCCAAAACTGGCACTGTTTCCATGGTTTTGAGTCTCATGCAAACAGGCTCTGAAGGTCATCGTCAAACACTGGAGCTGGTACTCCCGATTTTGTCTTCTGCAAGAAAAGACatctagaaaaatcaaattgagTGTGATCATAAATGTCCTTGACATCTGACCGAGAGCTAACCCCATATgccaattcatttttttattcatcagGCTGTAGAATTATTAATGTCCTACTAATGAAGGAAATTATGATAACATAATGTTGCATGAAGGGGCGTAGTGCAACTTGAAAGCAAAGTGGTTCACATCGAAGGGGTTTGAGGTTCAAATCTATGATTGTTGTCATGCTTTGTTGCGCTATTTTTCTGGGTTGCAAGTGGTGGCAAAATGTGACACTCGAGTTGAATAGTTATACTATGAATCCACTAAGGCCGCAAGGTAAGCCAGAACCTTGGAGTTCCTTTATAAGATGACCGTTTTATCATCTAAAAATGACATAAATTGCTATTTTATGTACTGGGTGTTTaccctttttcccttttctataGTGATATGTAAATCTCTTTAATTAGTGAGACGAAGGCGTTGGCACAGTGAGGGGAGACAGGCTGGGCTTTGCTTGGGAATGCACGTTGATTTGCTCTTTATCTTATTCACTGAAAGCTATAATGAGTATGTAACCTGGGGAGTATCAAAGAGATTTTACTAACTGCTCATGTTCATACATgggttcaaagttcaaacttattaaaaaaaaaaatcctttaatAGTTTTCATAGTTCAATAAATAagcattagtttttttttttttttaggagagtggttcattccaccacCTTTAAGAGACGTCATTGCCCCCACCCCTAGGTTTATAGAACTTGCTTTTTGACCTATTATGGTCTAGAAGAAAAGAGCATTAAGACGTGATGGTGACTATTACAGGACGTGAATACAAGTTTTTTAAGGAGATAGACTATCTTGTGACCCAGCACACTACAATCTATTGGGGTAGTGTTTAATTTACTTGctttaatttatttataatgTGAAGGTGGAGGTTAGGCACATGCTACCTGCAACTTGCACAAAATGGTTTATTCAAATTGCAAGGTCCAACTCTACAACCCTACCCATGTAATTGGTAGAGCTGCTTGACAGTCATCTATGAAACACTTAGCTTCTTCTGTAAACTAGATATGTCAATAATTTTGGCTCTACAATCTTCAAATTGCTTTTAATAGCAAATGTTTTTTTCTGAGGTGCAGCTGTTTTGCAACCCTACCATGGCCGACAGTGGCCAGACATCTTGTGGCAGACCTCAGAAGGGTTAAATAATTGACACTTCAAGACCGTATTGGAACATAGTGAATCCAGCAATATTATCTTTGCCATAAGTGatggaaaaaggaaataagaagaagaagaagaactatGTATAGGATACTAAATCATGCATTCTCTTGGTATAACTCCGACCTAGAATGTTAATATTCCCCAAGAAATTATATGCTTCACTAATATGTGTATGTTGTGTGTTCTTCCTGtctaaaacaatgaaaataaacacAAAGATGTTAGTTATTTTTGGATATATAAGTTGAGTTTTCATATGCTAAAAGGAATAGAACTGTTGATTCCTAAACTTTAATTTAGTCGTAGACATAGTTCCGAAATGCCATTTTTCTCACATGCAATCTTCTAATGTTTTTGTTGGAAGGTCGCATCAATAAAGTTGATTTCACCAATAAGTGGGTTAAAAAACAAAGACTTTAAGAAGCCGATGTATCTGGATACGAGATTTAGTCACACTCCCAATAGTGGCGAATCTGATCTTCAAAGTCGAGAGtacatatatgtaaaatttaatttggtAGGTGACACAAAGAACATTTGCAATAGAATTTGGTATCTTTCTCTTCATAGGGTACTGTTTGGTGGTTGGCAATAGGAACACTGTATTGTTTGGAATGCAATGTTCCCGTTACTGAATGGGACACATTCATGGAACATGACATTTTAAAGAACGTAGCATTCCTGTTACCACATGCCTTCTAAGAGCCCCTGCAGGAAGCTAGTTGGGGGCACGTAGTGTAAAGAGGGAGGGCCGGAAGACGCATGTTTTCCCGTCTTCCCTATGTCGAACATACATGGCTAGGCTTAGACCATGAGGTCATTTGAACTCTCTCTGTTTCATCAccgatctctctctttctttcttctaccaTGGCTTGCGAGACCCTTTgaaacaaaggaaaattttaaattaaatgtaatatttttttaaaaaaaattgagtgggGCATCCCTCCTCTCCCCCCACCTTGGCTCCTCCCTTGTGTTAGTGACTAAATTTAgtcaactaaaaataaaaaactgaagcTTGCTCATGTTATAAAGTCTAAAAGGAAAAGGGACTTGTTAGAGGTTGTGTCAGTCTCTTCAATTTTTGCGTTCTTTTTCTCGCGCGAAGACATCAATATCCACTTGCAAAGAAAAAAGCTGCATTACCTTCAGTGATGTACGTCTTCCCAACTTGGCCCTTTGTTGAGCCAGATCAGGCAACACTATTGTCCAGTCACCAACAAAGACTCCAAAGAAATTGTCACATGGAGCCCAAACACTTACATACCAAAAGTTTGCAGGGAGAActgagattgagagagagagagagacagagatcgAGAGAGATCAAAAAAAGGATATCTTGGATGAGGGGCGGAGATACGTGGGGAACTCCTAGGGGCTGTGCCCCATGGAACCACTCTAAAACCTTAATATGATAGTTGAATTTAGGTGGACATAGGTCCAGTTATAGGAGGGAGCCCTATCAGATCCAGGTCATTGCCACATGGACCTGGGTAGACTTAGTTGTCAACAATATGTTTAGtgcttcatgaattttttttttattttgcccCTGATATAGATAGAGTATATTTATAGAAGTTTAGGATGGTAAATGTCACTAAAAAAATGGGGTTTATACTTGGGTATAAAAAGCATCAGTGAAAcctttattgatgttttttgaACATCAGTCAAAATAATGTCAGTAAAAGTAGTGTGACTGATATGTCAGTAAAACATGTTCGGACGCCTCATGGTTTCTTctgaaattaacttggtcaaacATCAATGCCATAGGCTCGATAGAGAGACCTCTTCGCATAAGTGCAGCTTAATTTTTTCGCACGTCCATCCATCGGTTATTATGGTGGCAGCTAGCAGATCAGGGGAGAAAAGaagatgcaacacgaggacttggTTTTTAAATTACATATCCCTGTTTTATTGTTGCCTTACAGAGATTTTATGGGATCCAGTGAATTAGTAATAGTTTGATCttataagaatatatatatatatatatatatatatatatatatatatatatattaagagagagagagagagagagagaggaacctaAACCATgctcataaaaataaaaacacatataaCCAGTTGGCATAAGTGGTCAAAGTCATCGTTACCCTTCAAAAGAGACTAGATGTTTCCTTTAAAGAAACTcagttgttatatatatatatatatatatatatatatatatatatccccaaccccatcttttgAAGGGTATTTTAGAGTCTTGCAAAAGAAACTTGGCTTTCATATTTACAGCCTACTTTTTATCATCTAATCTCTTTAAAATCGATACAGCCAGTATGATTCTGATCAAGTTTGATATATGAGCATCTGGTAGCAGACAATTATTAATATATGGCCCCTGCCAGTCCCctcttccctccgcccctagtGTGGCCTATAGGCGCCCATGTTAAAAATCTGAAGAGAAGTTTTatgattaatttatatatatgtgtgtgtgtgaaagcaTCTATTTGAAGTTTTCAGAACATCATTTGAATTGGAGTACAATTATTAGTGTAAAGATAATTGACAAGGTTTGCTCTATGCCTCAGGGTTGGGATCTAGCTACACAATGACAGGTCATCAGACGAAGAAGTTTGTGAAATATGGTTTGTTtatcttctcatttttctccgTGAAATGAAATTGATGAGATTATCTAAATAAATTGTTTGGTTGCATTCTTTTCTTGGAACTAAAGGAAATTGCAGAGTTATTAATTGCGGCCAGAGTTTGGTAATCAGAGATCATGTCTTTTCGCGATTAGGATCAATTATATGTTGGTAAATCCAAAATTAGCTGTAAGTTCCTAGCAGTAAATAAAAGGATGTGTAAGGAAGAGGATGATAAGAATGCATGCAGCAGACTGATCTGGCTTCCAATTGACCTGGTTCcaaattggttgcagtaaaGAGGTGTCAGATCTTTCACTCTGCATGCCTGGTCAATAATTACAGAATTCCAGATTATGTCTTTGATCCCTCTACTGTTTACCTTTTAATGGCTGTCCCACTtgtctgtgtgtatgtgtgctcttgctactctctctctctctctctctctctctctctctctctctctctctgtgtttgtgtttgtgtatgtgtgtgtgtaaaatagagaaaaaaaaaagaggtagaTTTGAATCTGGCTAGTTGTATATATTCAGGATTAATTAGTGCATCACTGCATTTTACACAGTCTTAACTTGAAAAGTTCATTCGTATGGTAAAGGGTTATCGAATTGAATCACTGAaacttttaaataaatgaatatagCCATACATTCAGGGAGCTTTATCCTTGTTTTGCATGAGAAAGGGTTTGACTTAAAATAGGAGAAGGAAGGATCTGTtattaaattcatgattttcaaATCTTGAGGATTTCAGATCCGATGAAATCAAATACCCTTTTaagccaaaaaaacaaaaaacaaaaatgatatgGATGGTCTTCAAAAATTGTAATGCTCCACTTTAGGAAGTCTAGTCTCATATTGAAAATTGTGGCCAGGGCTTATGAAGGGAGTTGTTAGATGTTGATAATCCtacttttttgtccttttttggCTGAAATGGAAACTGGTAGGATTGGGTTGGGATCCGTTGGAGTGTGGACTCAAGCCCGGGATGAGTATGTGTTGGATCATTTTAGTAGCATCATAGCATGGTTCAATACTCAAAGCTAGAGTCCCACACATGCAGATGTGTGCCTTGCGGGAGCATATTATAATGCTCCCTTTAAAAGGTTTAATTTCGTCTTCAAGATTTACAAAAGGGTTGTTAGATAGTTGGTTGTCTTGATTCTCAATCTTTTTTGAGCTGAAACTAAAACCACTAAAAGGCTTGTTGGAATCCATGGGGCCAGGAGCTCAAGCCTCGTGTAGCTGTGGATCTGGCCGTGTCAAAAATGAATGTGAGATGACATCCTCACTACTTTTTCCCTAAACCAGCTAAGGGGAAGTGGTGTTCTTTTTCGAAGAAGTTAATAATAActttacaaatatatttttctttgcaCGAATATGATCTTATGAGTATTTAAAAACCAAGGGTCTGCGGAGATTCAACTTGTAATATTCTATTTACACTTTCAAGAAACAATTCTCATATAGTCTATTGTAACTTTTCAACATGCGTAGATGAAGATTGTGTTTGTATATTGTCAATGTTTATAAAACTAGATCCTCATGACTGACATAAAAACTTACACTAATTTTATCACTAAATTATAGTTAACCGCAGAAT
Coding sequences:
- the LOC116247341 gene encoding NAC domain-containing protein 104-like — protein: MGDKISLPPGFKFFPTDKDLILHYLYKKVKLLPCHSDFIMEIDLYNYNPWELPGMALGGGKEWYFYSQRPSNYKKNSIQYRPAASGHWRVTTMDEPVSNGNTVVGCKKSLVFYTGNAPSGTKTDWIMDEYSLLESTTRTCKKRGSSRTVSGDWVLCRIQEKGLDSEMICGDDDDDDGRELSYLDEIFFSMDNLDEISSPSDFTATLFH